Proteins encoded together in one Peribacillus asahii window:
- a CDS encoding NAD(P)-dependent oxidoreductase: protein MNVLILGATGRVGSQIVTYALHDRHHVTVLVRNPEKFQINNENLTIIQGNVLNKDDIVRAMHGIDVVISALNTDGTTTLSESMPLIIEAMENEGMKRIITIGTAGILQSRTTPNSLRYQSSESKQKSTRAAKEHHKVYDLLKQSTIEWTIVCPTYLPDGERLGEYRVERDFLPVDGVKINVSDTAEFTYKQIESNNYIKSRVGIAY from the coding sequence TTGAATGTTTTAATTTTAGGTGCAACTGGACGAGTTGGAAGTCAAATAGTGACTTATGCCCTTCATGACAGACATCATGTTACTGTATTAGTTCGCAATCCAGAGAAGTTTCAAATAAATAATGAAAATTTAACCATTATTCAAGGGAATGTTTTAAATAAAGATGATATAGTACGTGCAATGCATGGGATTGATGTAGTTATTAGTGCACTGAATACTGATGGCACAACCACTCTATCAGAAAGTATGCCACTTATTATCGAAGCAATGGAAAACGAAGGTATGAAACGAATAATAACAATAGGAACTGCGGGTATTCTGCAAAGTAGAACCACGCCAAATTCTCTGCGTTATCAATCAAGTGAATCAAAGCAGAAGTCAACCCGTGCAGCGAAAGAACATCATAAGGTGTATGATCTGCTTAAACAATCAACAATTGAATGGACCATTGTATGTCCAACGTATTTACCTGATGGAGAAAGATTAGGTGAATACCGTGTGGAACGTGATTTTTTGCCAGTGGATGGAGTTAAAATAAATGTATCGGATACAGCAGAATTTACATATAAGCAGATTGAAAGTAACAATTATATAAAATCACGTGTAGGTATCGCCTACTAA